CGGCATCATCGCCACCGGCGTTGCCCCGACGATTTTCACGCGCGGCGCGTTTGCGCAGGAATTCTGCAACATGCCCAAGGGCGACACTGTCACCTTGGGCTTCAACATGCCGCTGACAGGCGCTTATGCTGATGAAGGCGCCGACCAGCAGCGCGCGCTGACGCTGGCCGTCGAGCACCTCAACGGCGAGGGTGATGGTGGCCTGATCCCGCATTTCTCGTCCAAGGCGCTCAAGGGCAGCGGTATCCTCGGCAAGAAGGTGGCTTATGTCACCGGCGACGATCAGACCAAGGCCGATGCCGGCCGCGACTCAGCTCGCCGCATGATCGAGCGCGATGGCGCCATCATGATCTGCGGCGCTTCGTCGTCTGCTGTGGCCATCGCCGAGCAGGCGCTTTGCCAGGAAATGGGCGTCATCTATATGGCGGGCCTCACCCATTCCAACGACACCACCGGCAAGGACAAGAAGCGCTACGGTTTCCGTCACTTCTTCAATGCCTACCAGTCGGGCGTAGCCCTGGGCCCGGTGCTCGGCGAAGCCTATGGCAAGGATCGCGTCGCTTATCACCTAACCGCGGACTACACTTGGGGTTGGACCCAGGAAGAGTCGATGATCAAGGCCACCGAGGCCCTGGGCTGGAAGACGCTCCCGCCCGTCCGCACGCCGGTCGGCGCCGGCGACTTCAGCCAGTACCTGACCCCGGTACTGAACTCGGGGGCCGATGTCCTGATCCTCAACCACTACGGCTTCGACATGGTCAATTCGCTGACCCAGGCCGTGCAGTTTGGGCTCAAGGACAAGCAGGCGAACGGCAAGGACTTCCAGATCGTCGTGCCGCTGGTTTCGGACCTGATGGCCAAGGGCGCCGGCGAAGCCATGAAAGGCGTCTACGGTACCTCCAACTGGGACTGGCAGCTGGGCGATGACGCATCCAAGGCCTTCACCAAGTCCTTCGGCGCCAAGTATGGCCAGCCGCCGAGCCAGATTGCGCACACGTCCTACGTCCAGGCCCTGCTCTATGCAGACGCCGTGGAGCGCGCCGGCACCTTCTATCCGCCGGAAGTCATCAAGGCCCTCGAAGGCTTCGAGTTCGACGGCATGGGCAACGGCGCGACGCTCTACCGGGCGGACGACCACCAGTGCTTCAAGGACGTGCTGGTCGTGCAGGGCAAGCAGGCTCCGGCCAATCCGTTCGACCTCCTCGAGGTTGTCGGCAAGGCCAGCCGCGAAGCGGTGACCTACGACCCGGCGATCTTCGGCGGCGAGCTGGGCCCGGATACCCCGGCGCTTTGCTAGCGGACAAACGGGGCCGGGCTCTTCGCCCGCCCCTGCCCCGACGGCGCCCGGCAGCGGGCGCCGCACGCTTACACCGGAGTACGTACGAATGGACGCAATTCTCGCCCAGCTCCTCAATGGCCTGGACAAAGGCGGCGCGTATGCACTGATCGCCCTGGGCCTGACGCTCGTCTTCGGCACACTGGGCGTCGTCAACTTCGCTCACGGCGCGCTCTTCATGCTTGGTGCCTTCTGCGCGGTGACCTTCCGTCGTCTCATCACCATGGAGACGGTGACGGTCGATCCGACCCAGACAACCGCCTGGGGCACTCCGCTCGAAATCCGCACCCCGCTGGCGCAGACATGGTTCGGCGACTGGGGCTCGGTACTGATCGACTATTCTGTGCCGCTTTCGATCCTCTTCGCTATTCCCGTCATGCTGGTCATCGGCATCGCCATGGAACGCGGCATCATCAAGCATTTCTACAAGCGCCCGCACGCCGAGCAGATTCTCGTGACGTTCGGTCTTGCCATCGTGCTTCAGGAAATAATCAAGGCCATGTTCGGCCCCAATCCGATTTCGCAACCAATGCCGCAGGCGCTGCGCGGGGCCGTCGATATTGGCTCCTGGCTTGGCATGGCGCAGGGCGCGGTGACCTATCCGGTCTGGCGCCTCATCTACTTCCTGTTCTCGATCGCCATCCTCGGAGCCATCTTTGCGTTCCTGCGGTTTACGACCTTTGGAATGGTGGTGCGCGCGGGCATGGCCGACCGCGAGACGGTTGGCCTGCTGGGCATCAATATCGACAAGCGCTTCACCATCATGTTCGGCCTTGCGGCCGTGGTCGCTGGTCTGGCCGGCGTCATGTACACCCCGCTGGTCCCGCCGAACTATCACCTGGGCATGGACTTCCTCGTCCTCAGCTTCGTTGTGGTCGTGGTGGGCGGCATGGGCTCGCTTCCCGGTGCCGTGGCGGCCGGCTTCCTTCTCGGCATGCTGCAGAGCTTTGCCTCGATGAACGAGATCAAGCAGATCATTCCCGGCATCGACCAGATCATCGTCTACCTGACGGCCGTGGTGATCCTGCTGGTTCGCCCGCGCGGCCTCATGGGCCGACGCGGCGTGATGGAGGCCTGATCGATGGACTTTTTCCGCCTCTCGCGCCGCGACCTTCTGACCTTTGCTATCTTCGGGCTGGTCGTCGTCGCCATGCCGATCTGGCTGACGCCATTCGGCGCGGCCTATCCGGGCCTGCTGCAGAAGTTTGCGATCTACGCGATCTTCGCCATAGGCTTCAACATCCTCTTCGGCCTCACCGGCTATCTCAGCTTCGGTCACGCCGCCTTCCTTGGTGTCGGCTCCTATACGGCCGTCTGGTCGTTCAAGCTGCTGACCATGGACGTGCTGCCGGCGATCCTGTTCGCGGTTGTCATCTCGGGATTTTTCGCCCTTGCGATCGGCTATCTGAGCCTGCGGCGCTCGGGCATCTATTTCTCGATCCTGACGCTGGCCTTCGCGCAGATGTCCTACAACCTCGCCTATTCGGTGCTCACGCCGATCACCAATGGTGAGACCAGCCTGCAACTGACCCGGCAGGACCCCCGTGTGCTCGACAGCATGCTCTCGGCCCGTGGTGAAGGTTTGCCGACGGCCGGCCTCTTCGGTCACAGCTTTTCTGGCTTCGAGGGCTTCTACTTCTGTGCCTTCGTGCTGCTGATCGCCTTCTTCGTCGCGCAGAAGATCTTTGCGTCGCCCTTCGGCATGATGCTGCGCGGCATCAAGTCCAACCAGACGCGCATGAACTACACGGGCTTCGATACCAAGCCCTACGCCCTTACGGCCTTCGTCATTTCGGGGATGTATGCAGGTCTTGCCGGAGCCCTCCTCGCTGTCACAGACCCGTTGGCGGGAGCCGAGCGTATGCAGTGGACGGCCTCGGGCGAAGTGGTGCTCATGACCATTCTCGG
The sequence above is a segment of the Paradevosia shaoguanensis genome. Coding sequences within it:
- a CDS encoding branched-chain amino acid ABC transporter permease, whose amino-acid sequence is MDFFRLSRRDLLTFAIFGLVVVAMPIWLTPFGAAYPGLLQKFAIYAIFAIGFNILFGLTGYLSFGHAAFLGVGSYTAVWSFKLLTMDVLPAILFAVVISGFFALAIGYLSLRRSGIYFSILTLAFAQMSYNLAYSVLTPITNGETSLQLTRQDPRVLDSMLSARGEGLPTAGLFGHSFSGFEGFYFCAFVLLIAFFVAQKIFASPFGMMLRGIKSNQTRMNYTGFDTKPYALTAFVISGMYAGLAGALLAVTDPLAGAERMQWTASGEVVLMTILGGVGTLVGPVIGAWLIKYFENIFSAFNESTLHRFFDFLPAPVADPVVTVASLFVGEGWQLTLGLLFVLVVMFLPGGIMEGVRRISATFRRRSAAPPNPATQAQPAE
- a CDS encoding branched-chain amino acid ABC transporter permease, which gives rise to MDAILAQLLNGLDKGGAYALIALGLTLVFGTLGVVNFAHGALFMLGAFCAVTFRRLITMETVTVDPTQTTAWGTPLEIRTPLAQTWFGDWGSVLIDYSVPLSILFAIPVMLVIGIAMERGIIKHFYKRPHAEQILVTFGLAIVLQEIIKAMFGPNPISQPMPQALRGAVDIGSWLGMAQGAVTYPVWRLIYFLFSIAILGAIFAFLRFTTFGMVVRAGMADRETVGLLGINIDKRFTIMFGLAAVVAGLAGVMYTPLVPPNYHLGMDFLVLSFVVVVVGGMGSLPGAVAAGFLLGMLQSFASMNEIKQIIPGIDQIIVYLTAVVILLVRPRGLMGRRGVMEA
- a CDS encoding substrate-binding protein produces the protein MTDFRKGISRRTVLRTGLAGIIATGVAPTIFTRGAFAQEFCNMPKGDTVTLGFNMPLTGAYADEGADQQRALTLAVEHLNGEGDGGLIPHFSSKALKGSGILGKKVAYVTGDDQTKADAGRDSARRMIERDGAIMICGASSSAVAIAEQALCQEMGVIYMAGLTHSNDTTGKDKKRYGFRHFFNAYQSGVALGPVLGEAYGKDRVAYHLTADYTWGWTQEESMIKATEALGWKTLPPVRTPVGAGDFSQYLTPVLNSGADVLILNHYGFDMVNSLTQAVQFGLKDKQANGKDFQIVVPLVSDLMAKGAGEAMKGVYGTSNWDWQLGDDASKAFTKSFGAKYGQPPSQIAHTSYVQALLYADAVERAGTFYPPEVIKALEGFEFDGMGNGATLYRADDHQCFKDVLVVQGKQAPANPFDLLEVVGKASREAVTYDPAIFGGELGPDTPALC